A genomic segment from Tissierella sp. encodes:
- a CDS encoding ABC transporter permease: MLRKIALSSMKGRKKDTFILSSVIILSFIFIVITTVFHASSEKTKYEQKSAMFGKWDLVYYNGHLDIQNSLLELEDVEKLGVSRIIGRSLTCGIVGTINQELVDLGSFHIYEGRMPEGDDEIALELNQLKQFPSDIKVGDVIPVRIDIPIFEGDEINAMKEQMARILPTLQEIEANQEPKGALNIVEIYDKYAIKNIRNTQSLEAFDGTEVGVKTGFAYMYTRLDEDELVDDPEATKENTTKYGTMINQKAYIVRFMTVTGIFQTYSNLWDSGQYSVANAFITEHTGRQLIEKGYFLTKELDTSNYETAYHLFINTKLSPEKFYNTYSDDFEKLRVNSYLHSDIEGSTENILVYGILLSVFVATIFIVFLIYFTQMKRRTRRIALLKSIGATNDQIGKLLLWEVLYILIMTIPIGVAGGIGVGRIVLLITNKYGKTQLNFHVDYGLTLLGVLIGILAIFISMIAPMIMSMKIPLTGTISEPPRRKSILMKFKNDKSKSKDLNPKKSAVKANGKIKPVNFHMKIQTFGKISLKNIKHNKGKHLLTLGLYTITITVLLGCVFLSFLFFGDYINNIIITGKPSYGFEVNYGLTRDEIMNFTEDINSIEGVTNVDLFKGGEHAFLWYEGIENNVIHNGFRNILPSYLSKEHFGLNSTDYSNLNKDNDYLVKEAIVTNIYGIDVNESIYNEFKDSITEGSLNKAEFEAGEEVILMLPIYGELGSDLEEVDQYYEKDILSNTEQKNRVRKLLEYKNLYGMTYDFRKSNYYLQESSIEIGDSIYLTIPTEKEINDVTFNDVKIAALIYYFPEKGIWPFSDTIESPVVIGSYNLIERLYPTTITGKGRLDARNLYDRIKTLTPTRYGKTWIFVETNSKSFEAQLQTSLQKRARDWEFKLHDYKETNDIVYRKAFNFTLIIAILGIAVAIINSIILYNTSLSKLEQERDRIGIFQALGVTKEQFQKQYLIMGFSYGLISLLISHIVLIIAVMFTSIGNSRPMLMNISQYIDYVIKGQLWLYPWIIHISICIVFFIAAILTYYLPLKKILDNQPIDNIRSLGR; the protein is encoded by the coding sequence GATATACAAAATAGTTTATTAGAATTAGAAGATGTGGAAAAACTAGGAGTTAGTAGAATCATAGGGAGATCATTAACCTGTGGAATCGTGGGGACTATTAATCAAGAATTGGTAGATTTAGGGTCGTTCCACATATATGAAGGAAGGATGCCAGAAGGTGATGATGAAATTGCCCTGGAATTAAATCAGCTTAAGCAATTTCCAAGTGATATTAAAGTTGGGGATGTTATCCCTGTAAGGATAGATATTCCAATTTTTGAAGGTGATGAAATAAACGCTATGAAGGAACAAATGGCACGAATACTCCCAACCCTTCAAGAAATAGAAGCTAATCAAGAACCCAAGGGAGCATTAAATATAGTTGAGATTTATGATAAATATGCTATTAAAAACATAAGGAACACTCAATCCTTGGAAGCCTTTGATGGAACAGAAGTTGGGGTAAAAACAGGATTTGCATATATGTATACAAGATTGGATGAAGATGAACTAGTAGATGACCCAGAAGCAACTAAGGAAAATACAACAAAGTATGGAACTATGATAAATCAAAAAGCTTATATAGTTAGATTTATGACCGTAACAGGAATATTTCAAACATATAGCAATCTTTGGGATAGCGGTCAATATTCTGTTGCCAATGCTTTTATAACAGAGCATACAGGGAGGCAACTTATTGAAAAGGGCTACTTTTTAACTAAGGAATTAGATACTAGCAATTATGAAACGGCCTACCATTTATTTATAAATACTAAGCTCTCGCCAGAAAAATTTTATAATACATATAGTGATGACTTTGAGAAACTGAGGGTAAATTCTTATCTCCATTCAGATATTGAAGGATCCACAGAAAATATACTAGTATATGGCATTTTATTATCAGTATTTGTAGCGACAATTTTTATAGTGTTTTTAATATACTTTACTCAAATGAAAAGGCGGACTAGGAGAATTGCTTTATTAAAATCCATTGGAGCAACTAATGACCAAATAGGAAAGCTTTTATTATGGGAAGTATTATATATATTAATCATGACCATTCCCATAGGTGTAGCTGGTGGAATAGGAGTAGGGAGAATAGTTTTGCTTATCACCAATAAATATGGCAAAACTCAGTTGAATTTTCATGTTGATTATGGTCTAACACTTTTAGGTGTATTAATAGGTATTTTGGCTATATTTATCAGTATGATAGCACCTATGATAATGTCTATGAAAATACCACTAACTGGAACCATTTCAGAACCCCCTAGAAGGAAAAGTATCTTAATGAAATTTAAGAATGATAAATCTAAGTCAAAAGATTTAAATCCTAAGAAATCAGCAGTAAAAGCAAATGGTAAGATAAAGCCAGTAAATTTTCATATGAAGATACAGACCTTTGGAAAAATATCCTTGAAAAACATCAAACATAATAAGGGAAAACACCTATTGACATTGGGACTATATACTATCACCATAACTGTATTATTAGGATGTGTCTTTCTAAGCTTTCTATTTTTTGGAGATTACATCAACAATATTATTATTACTGGTAAGCCATCTTATGGTTTTGAAGTAAATTATGGATTAACTAGGGATGAAATAATGAATTTTACAGAGGACATTAACTCAATCGAAGGCGTGACCAATGTTGATTTATTTAAAGGAGGAGAGCATGCATTTCTATGGTATGAAGGCATTGAAAATAATGTGATACACAATGGATTTAGAAATATATTACCATCCTATCTATCAAAAGAACATTTTGGACTAAATAGTACTGACTATAGTAATTTGAACAAAGACAATGATTATCTGGTCAAAGAGGCAATAGTTACAAATATATATGGTATTGATGTAAATGAAAGCATATATAATGAATTTAAAGATTCAATAACTGAGGGAAGCCTAAATAAAGCAGAATTTGAAGCAGGAGAAGAAGTAATTTTAATGTTACCCATTTATGGTGAGTTAGGAAGTGATTTAGAAGAGGTTGATCAGTATTATGAAAAAGACATACTATCTAATACAGAACAAAAAAATAGGGTTAGAAAATTACTCGAATATAAGAATCTCTATGGCATGACTTATGATTTCCGCAAGAGCAATTATTATTTACAGGAAAGTAGCATTGAAATCGGAGATTCCATATATTTAACAATACCTACTGAAAAAGAGATTAATGATGTTACATTTAATGATGTAAAAATAGCAGCATTGATTTATTATTTTCCAGAGAAAGGTATATGGCCTTTTTCAGATACTATAGAGAGCCCAGTAGTCATAGGTTCTTATAATTTAATTGAAAGATTATATCCTACAACTATCACAGGTAAGGGAAGGCTAGATGCTAGAAATTTATATGACAGGATAAAGACTTTAACTCCTACAAGATACGGTAAAACATGGATCTTTGTAGAAACTAATAGTAAATCATTTGAAGCTCAATTACAAACTAGCTTACAAAAAAGAGCAAGGGATTGGGAATTTAAATTACATGACTATAAGGAAACTAACGATATTGTATATAGAAAGGCATTCAATTTCACATTAATCATAGCAATTCTAGGAATTGCAGTTGCGATAATCAATAGTATTATACTTTATAATACATCTTTATCAAAACTAGAACAAGAAAGAGATAGAATTGGTATTTTCCAGGCATTAGGAGTTACAAAGGAACAGTTTCAAAAACAATATCTAATAATGGGATTTTCCTATGGCCTAATCTCTTTATTGATATCACATATAGTGTTAATTATAGCTGTAATGTTTACATCCATAGGAAATAGTAGACCTATGCTAATGAATATTAGCCAATATATTGATTATGTTATAAAAGGCCAACTATGGTTATATCCATGGATTATTCATATATCAATATGTATTGTATTCTTTATAGCTGCTATACTAACATACTATTTACCACTAAAGAAGATATTGGATAATCAACCAATAGATAATATTAGAAGTTTAGGAAGGTAG